From a region of the Streptomyces tirandamycinicus genome:
- a CDS encoding NAD(P)-dependent alcohol dehydrogenase, whose translation MKPVTPGAPGTPMRAFVQRAYGAPGDVLRLEEVERPVADDDGVLVRVHAASANPADWHLVRGEPYVARLQLGLRRPSNPVPGCDLAGRVVAVGARVTTVRPGDEVYGSPFGSGLGAFAEYASVPERQLARKPRNLTFEQAAAVPLAAQTALQALRDRGRIEPGQRVLIAGASGGVGTFAVQIAKALGADVTGVCSTRNTDLVRSIGADHVIDYTHEDFTTHGRRYDLVLYLAGTQTPRACRRVLTPKGTLVVISGDAEGRWVGAVGRIARALAMSPFVSQRMVAFTMRPERADLEFLTELVESGRVTPVIGATRTLADVPETIGQLESGHTRGKIVITV comes from the coding sequence ATGAAGCCCGTGACCCCCGGAGCACCCGGCACGCCGATGCGAGCGTTCGTCCAACGTGCCTACGGCGCACCCGGCGACGTCCTGCGGCTCGAGGAGGTCGAGCGGCCGGTGGCCGATGACGACGGGGTGCTGGTGCGGGTGCACGCTGCGTCCGCCAACCCCGCCGACTGGCACCTGGTGAGGGGCGAGCCCTATGTCGCGCGGCTCCAGTTGGGCCTGCGCCGGCCGTCGAACCCGGTCCCGGGCTGCGATCTCGCCGGACGGGTCGTGGCCGTGGGAGCCCGTGTGACCACCGTGCGGCCGGGCGACGAGGTGTACGGGTCACCGTTCGGCAGCGGACTGGGCGCCTTCGCCGAGTACGCGTCCGTACCCGAGCGGCAACTGGCCCGCAAGCCGCGGAACCTCACCTTCGAGCAGGCGGCGGCCGTCCCGCTCGCCGCGCAGACCGCCCTGCAGGCGCTGCGCGACCGGGGACGGATCGAGCCGGGGCAACGGGTCCTGATCGCCGGTGCGTCGGGAGGCGTCGGTACCTTCGCCGTGCAGATCGCCAAGGCTCTGGGCGCCGACGTCACCGGTGTGTGCAGCACGCGGAACACCGACCTGGTCCGGTCGATCGGCGCCGACCACGTCATCGACTACACGCACGAGGACTTCACCACGCACGGCCGGCGCTACGACCTGGTGCTGTACCTGGCCGGGACGCAGACCCCGCGGGCCTGCCGCCGGGTCCTCACGCCGAAGGGCACCCTCGTCGTCATCAGCGGAGATGCCGAGGGCCGCTGGGTGGGAGCCGTCGGCCGGATCGCCAGGGCACTCGCGATGTCACCGTTCGTGAGCCAGCGGATGGTGGCCTTCACGATGCGGCCCGAGCGGGCCGATCTGGAGTTCCTGACGGAACTCGTCGAGTCGGGCAGGGTGACGCCGGTGATCGGCGCCACCCGTACGCTGGCTGACGTCCCCGAGACCATCGGCCAGTTGGAAAGCGGACACACGCGAGGCAAGATCGTCATCACCGTCTGA
- a CDS encoding MMPL family transporter translates to MSSLLFRLGRFAARHPWRAIGAWVLAAVVVITASAAVGRDLEDTFDAPGLDSQRAVELLSAAGSGDAGLTARVAATPRDAGVTFFDSPAARRALADVQAELSELPAVLAASDPAGGLRDGGRAAVAGGTVSPDGRVALVTLRYPVLEKLDAGDLEDLKEVVAAHADDTVLRVEAGGDLFVSFEEPETGTGEVIGLLAAVVILLVAFGSLIAMGLPIGMALFGLALGVSAMPLVTYLVEIPSWAPVVASMVGLGAGIDYALFLVTRHREQLAAGMGVEESAGRAVATAGQAVVFAGGTVVVSIMGLAVAGIPFIAAAGIAIAAVVLIMVAASITLLPAFLGLAGHSIDRFGLPRRRAPRDGRALSTRRRWQRWGAHVSRHAAAYAVGTTVLLLALAAPVLALRLGFPDEGTLPASRTERQAYDLVAEGFGPGANGPLAIAVDLGGDASVVEPLHDAVSGDPGIASVAPPRIDTGAGVAVLLAVANTAPQDDATRETVERLRSEVFPAVLEGSRARAHVGGQTAAFADLGDRVKDRLLLFVTAVVVLSLLLLAVVFRSVLVPLKAAVLNLLSIGAAYGVLVMVFQWGWGASLIGLESSVPIVSFIPMFMFAIVFGLSMDYEVFLLSRVREHYLATGDNDGSVVRGLAGTARVITSAALIMVSVFLGFVLGEDPTTKMLGLGLATAIAVDATVVRMVLVPATMKLLGDACWWLPAWLDRLLPSLDIDGGTAGDVGEEARKDREATLPTR, encoded by the coding sequence GTGTCGTCCCTGCTGTTCCGGCTCGGCCGGTTCGCCGCCCGGCACCCCTGGCGCGCGATCGGCGCCTGGGTCCTGGCCGCCGTCGTCGTCATCACCGCCTCGGCGGCGGTCGGCCGCGACCTCGAGGACACCTTCGACGCCCCCGGGCTCGACTCGCAGCGCGCGGTCGAGCTGCTGTCCGCCGCGGGTTCGGGCGATGCCGGACTGACCGCCCGCGTCGCGGCCACACCGCGGGACGCCGGCGTGACGTTCTTCGACAGCCCTGCCGCCCGCCGGGCACTCGCCGACGTCCAGGCCGAGCTCTCCGAACTGCCGGCGGTGCTGGCGGCTTCCGACCCGGCCGGCGGTCTGCGCGACGGGGGGAGAGCGGCCGTGGCCGGGGGCACCGTCTCGCCCGACGGGCGCGTGGCGCTGGTGACCCTGCGGTATCCGGTGCTGGAGAAGCTCGACGCCGGTGATCTGGAGGACCTGAAGGAGGTCGTCGCCGCGCACGCGGACGACACCGTGCTGCGCGTCGAGGCGGGCGGCGATCTGTTCGTCTCCTTCGAGGAACCGGAGACCGGCACCGGTGAGGTGATCGGGCTGCTGGCCGCCGTCGTCATCCTGCTCGTCGCCTTCGGGTCGCTGATCGCCATGGGCCTGCCGATCGGCATGGCGCTCTTCGGCCTGGCCCTGGGCGTGAGCGCCATGCCGCTCGTCACCTACCTGGTGGAGATACCGAGCTGGGCGCCGGTGGTCGCCTCCATGGTCGGACTCGGGGCGGGCATCGACTACGCGCTCTTCCTGGTCACCCGCCATCGCGAGCAGTTGGCCGCCGGGATGGGCGTCGAGGAGTCGGCCGGGCGCGCCGTCGCGACCGCCGGCCAGGCCGTCGTCTTCGCGGGCGGCACGGTGGTCGTCTCGATCATGGGGCTCGCCGTCGCCGGCATTCCCTTCATCGCCGCGGCCGGTATCGCCATCGCCGCCGTGGTGCTCATCATGGTGGCGGCCTCGATCACCCTGCTGCCCGCGTTCCTCGGACTCGCCGGGCACTCGATCGACCGGTTCGGCCTGCCCCGGCGCCGCGCCCCGCGCGACGGCCGCGCCCTGAGCACCCGGCGCCGCTGGCAGCGCTGGGGCGCGCACGTCTCCCGCCACGCCGCCGCCTACGCCGTCGGTACGACGGTGCTCCTGCTCGCGCTGGCCGCGCCCGTGCTCGCGCTGCGCCTGGGCTTCCCCGACGAGGGCACGCTGCCCGCCTCCCGGACCGAGCGGCAGGCGTACGACCTGGTCGCCGAGGGCTTCGGGCCGGGCGCCAACGGCCCGCTCGCCATCGCGGTCGACCTCGGCGGCGACGCCTCGGTGGTCGAGCCGCTCCACGACGCCGTCAGCGGGGACCCGGGGATCGCCTCGGTGGCACCACCGCGGATCGACACCGGCGCGGGCGTGGCCGTGCTCCTGGCCGTGGCGAACACCGCTCCCCAGGACGACGCGACGCGGGAGACGGTCGAGCGGCTGCGCTCCGAGGTCTTCCCCGCGGTGCTCGAGGGCAGCCGGGCCCGCGCCCATGTCGGCGGGCAGACGGCCGCCTTCGCCGACCTCGGTGACCGGGTGAAGGACCGGCTGCTGCTCTTCGTCACCGCGGTGGTCGTGCTGTCGCTGCTGCTGCTGGCGGTGGTGTTCCGCTCGGTTCTGGTGCCACTCAAGGCCGCCGTGCTGAACCTGCTGAGCATCGGCGCGGCGTACGGCGTGCTGGTGATGGTGTTCCAGTGGGGGTGGGGGGCCTCACTGATCGGTCTCGAGTCCTCCGTGCCGATCGTGTCGTTCATTCCGATGTTCATGTTCGCCATCGTGTTCGGGCTGTCGATGGACTACGAGGTGTTCCTGCTGTCCCGGGTGCGCGAGCACTATCTCGCGACCGGCGACAACGACGGCTCCGTGGTGCGCGGTCTGGCCGGAACCGCCCGGGTGATCACCTCGGCCGCGCTCATCATGGTGTCGGTGTTCCTCGGGTTCGTCCTCGGTGAGGATCCGACCACCAAGATGCTGGGACTCGGTCTGGCGACCGCCATCGCCGTCGACGCGACGGTCGTGCGCATGGTGCTCGTCCCCGCCACGATGAAGCTGCTGGGCGATGCCTGCTGGTGGCTTCCGGCGTGGCTCGACCGCCTCCTGCCGTCCCTCGACATCGACGGCGGCACCGCCGGCGACGTCGGCGAAGAAGCGCGCAAGGACCGGGAAGCCACCCTGCCCACCCGCTGA
- a CDS encoding sensor histidine kinase codes for MRHLMRALWGETRALWDKGRALWGETSAPASPRPGWRDWALVGVLVPAAVLEGVLRPDVPSRALSLVVGVGLIPTLLWRRTKPLLMVAIAFGTLLFTQVWMLVLGGGQPGLNMMVYMLLLPYALFRWGSKREAMLGLPVILVPAVLSVPLTSTGPGDAIAGLAILFASMALGEALRFRAYARARQLEQVKLVEREQLARDLHDTVAHHVSAIAIRAQAGLAVSATDPAAAGEALRVIETEASLTLAEMRSMVRVLRRADERAGLAPLPLVADLHDLRGVGAGPAVDVEITGDVAGLAPALSTAVYRLVQESVTNARRHARHASRIEVRVAAGEQSVHLRVSDDGDAVHPRSGSSPGYGLLGMAERAGLLGGSLSAGPNPGRGWTVTAVLPRNGSAS; via the coding sequence GTGCGACACCTCATGCGCGCTCTGTGGGGCGAGACCCGCGCCCTGTGGGACAAGGGCCGCGCCCTGTGGGGCGAGACCAGTGCGCCGGCCTCGCCCCGCCCCGGCTGGCGCGACTGGGCGCTGGTCGGGGTGCTGGTGCCCGCGGCCGTGCTGGAGGGGGTCCTCCGGCCGGATGTCCCGTCGCGGGCCCTGTCGTTGGTCGTCGGGGTCGGCCTCATCCCGACGCTGCTGTGGCGGCGGACGAAGCCGCTGCTCATGGTCGCGATCGCGTTCGGCACGCTGCTGTTCACCCAGGTGTGGATGCTGGTGTTGGGCGGCGGGCAGCCAGGGCTCAACATGATGGTCTACATGCTGCTGCTGCCCTACGCGCTGTTCCGCTGGGGATCGAAGCGCGAGGCGATGCTCGGGTTGCCGGTGATACTGGTGCCTGCCGTGCTCTCGGTCCCGCTCACCAGTACCGGCCCGGGCGACGCGATCGCCGGGCTGGCCATTCTCTTCGCCTCGATGGCGTTGGGCGAGGCGCTGCGGTTCCGGGCGTACGCCCGCGCCCGGCAGCTCGAACAGGTCAAACTGGTCGAGCGCGAGCAACTGGCTCGCGATCTGCACGACACGGTCGCCCACCATGTGTCGGCCATCGCGATCCGGGCCCAGGCGGGGCTGGCCGTGTCGGCGACCGACCCCGCCGCCGCCGGCGAGGCGCTACGGGTGATCGAGACGGAGGCGTCACTCACCCTGGCCGAGATGCGCTCGATGGTCCGCGTCCTGCGCCGCGCCGACGAGCGCGCCGGCCTGGCCCCGCTGCCGCTGGTCGCCGATCTGCACGACCTCCGCGGCGTCGGCGCGGGACCCGCGGTCGACGTCGAGATCACCGGTGATGTCGCCGGTCTCGCTCCCGCGCTGTCGACGGCGGTCTACCGGCTCGTTCAGGAGTCGGTCACCAACGCCCGCCGGCACGCACGCCACGCCTCGCGCATCGAGGTGCGGGTCGCGGCCGGCGAGCAGTCGGTGCACCTGCGGGTGAGCGACGACGGCGACGCCGTTCACCCGCGGTCGGGCAGCTCGCCCGGCTATGGTCTCCTGGGGATGGCGGAACGGGCGGGTCTGCTCGGCGGTTCGCTCAGCGCCGGCCCGAACCCCGGCCGCGGATGGACCGTGACCGCCGTGCTTCCGAGGAACGGATCGGCATCGTGA
- a CDS encoding response regulator, translated as MSVRVVVADDQEIVRTGLTMILNAQPGITVVGQAADGHRAVELARSLRPEVCLFDIRMPGIDGIEATRRLTGGGAADPPAVVVITTFDLDEYVHAALKAGARGFLLKDAGPDMLAQAVHAAARGDALIAPSITARLLAAFAHTGEASTAPPQPVEALTHREEAVLAAVARGRTNAEIAAELHISLSTVKTHVARLMDKLGARNRVEIAMWAYETNRAGG; from the coding sequence GTGAGCGTGCGTGTGGTGGTCGCCGACGATCAGGAGATCGTACGGACCGGGCTCACCATGATCCTGAACGCGCAGCCCGGCATCACGGTCGTCGGCCAGGCCGCCGACGGCCACCGCGCCGTCGAACTCGCCCGCTCGCTGCGCCCCGAGGTCTGTCTGTTCGACATCCGCATGCCGGGGATCGACGGCATCGAGGCGACCCGGCGGCTCACCGGTGGCGGGGCCGCCGACCCGCCGGCGGTGGTGGTGATCACCACCTTCGATCTCGACGAGTACGTCCACGCCGCCCTCAAGGCGGGCGCCCGCGGCTTCCTCCTCAAGGACGCCGGACCCGACATGCTCGCGCAGGCCGTTCATGCGGCGGCGCGCGGGGACGCGCTGATCGCGCCGAGCATCACGGCGCGTCTGCTCGCGGCGTTCGCCCACACCGGGGAGGCCTCGACGGCGCCGCCGCAGCCGGTCGAGGCGCTGACCCACCGCGAGGAGGCGGTACTCGCCGCGGTGGCCCGGGGGCGGACCAACGCCGAGATCGCCGCCGAGCTGCACATCAGTCTCAGTACGGTCAAGACCCATGTCGCTCGCCTGATGGACAAGCTCGGCGCCCGCAACCGCGTCGAGATCGCGATGTGGGCCTACGAGACGAACCGCGCCGGGGGTTGA
- a CDS encoding VOC family protein, giving the protein MRGVTLDCSDPGVLARFYQELTGMPIAFSTAEFVALTGDGCDLGFQRVEEYRAPSWPGQDVPQQSHLDFRVEDLDAAEALALGLGAVKPDHQPGGERWRVLLDPAGHPFCLSSG; this is encoded by the coding sequence ATGCGGGGCGTCACGCTGGACTGTTCCGACCCGGGGGTGCTGGCCCGCTTCTACCAGGAGCTGACCGGTATGCCGATCGCCTTCAGCACGGCCGAGTTCGTCGCCTTGACCGGCGATGGCTGCGACCTGGGTTTCCAGCGGGTCGAGGAGTACCGGGCGCCGTCCTGGCCCGGTCAGGACGTACCCCAGCAGTCCCATCTGGACTTCCGCGTCGAAGACCTCGATGCGGCCGAGGCGCTGGCGCTGGGGCTCGGCGCGGTGAAGCCGGACCACCAGCCCGGCGGCGAGCGGTGGCGGGTGCTCCTCGACCCCGCCGGTCACCCGTTCTGCCTGAGCTCCGGCTGA
- a CDS encoding flavin monoamine oxidase family protein: MTSPDHDPARRRLLGSALAMAATGALASCAPGSVSRPGRPRTVPDPVAYLRTSWSADPFARCSYSYLAPSGLGARARAVLAAPVAERLFFAGEATSSEAPATTHGALESGRRAAAQVTDVAEEGERVAIVGSGFAGIGCARALVDEGYRVTVLEGRDRVGGRVWTRRIAGAPAEMGASWIHGSSGNVLTGILEHTGDPRHTFDYDNSTGGNDEAMRELARYERKLDDVEDPDEATVASVTPQRPSAALRTALTINYPLEYAAEPRQLSVTATLEGRSPEGPDLLLPLGYDRLLAHIRGDIPVRTRQVVTGIRYGPEGVTVALRDGSTVRADRVVVTVPIGVLKASAIDFEPALPDGKQEAVRALGAGLLDKLWLAFPRPFWDEDADVIEWFDPDDPGLWSWWVNGYKAFGEPVLLGLNGGDHARRLAGAGDEECVAGAMRALHRMHR; this comes from the coding sequence ATGACGTCACCGGACCACGACCCGGCGCGCCGCCGACTGCTGGGCTCCGCTCTTGCGATGGCCGCCACCGGCGCACTGGCATCCTGTGCGCCGGGCTCCGTGTCCCGGCCCGGCAGACCGCGCACCGTCCCGGATCCGGTGGCCTACCTGCGCACTTCCTGGTCGGCCGACCCCTTCGCCCGCTGCTCCTACTCCTACCTCGCGCCGAGCGGGCTCGGCGCACGGGCACGCGCCGTACTGGCCGCGCCGGTGGCCGAACGCCTGTTCTTCGCCGGTGAGGCGACCTCCTCCGAGGCACCCGCCACCACCCACGGCGCCCTGGAGAGCGGACGGCGGGCGGCCGCTCAAGTCACCGACGTCGCCGAGGAAGGGGAGCGCGTCGCGATCGTCGGGTCCGGATTCGCCGGAATCGGCTGCGCCCGTGCCCTCGTCGACGAGGGCTACCGGGTGACGGTACTGGAAGGCCGGGACCGAGTCGGCGGCCGCGTGTGGACTCGCCGGATAGCCGGAGCGCCGGCGGAGATGGGCGCCTCCTGGATCCACGGTTCCTCGGGCAACGTCCTCACCGGCATCCTCGAGCACACCGGCGACCCCCGCCACACCTTCGACTACGACAACTCCACCGGCGGGAACGACGAAGCGATGCGTGAACTCGCCCGGTACGAAAGGAAGCTGGACGACGTGGAGGACCCGGACGAAGCCACCGTCGCCTCGGTGACACCTCAGCGCCCCTCCGCCGCACTGCGCACCGCGCTCACCATCAACTACCCGCTGGAGTACGCCGCCGAGCCCCGCCAGCTCTCCGTGACGGCCACGCTCGAGGGCCGCAGCCCCGAGGGCCCCGACCTCCTGCTGCCCCTCGGCTACGACCGCCTTCTCGCCCACATCCGCGGCGACATCCCGGTGCGCACCCGGCAGGTCGTCACCGGCATCCGGTACGGGCCGGAGGGGGTGACGGTGGCCCTGCGGGACGGGAGCACCGTGCGGGCGGACCGTGTCGTGGTGACCGTCCCGATCGGGGTCCTCAAGGCCTCGGCGATCGACTTCGAGCCGGCGCTGCCCGACGGCAAGCAGGAGGCCGTCCGCGCACTCGGAGCGGGTCTCCTGGACAAGCTGTGGCTCGCGTTCCCCAGGCCCTTCTGGGACGAGGACGCCGATGTCATCGAATGGTTCGACCCCGACGATCCCGGCCTGTGGTCCTGGTGGGTGAACGGGTACAAGGCCTTCGGCGAGCCCGTACTGCTCGGCCTCAACGGCGGCGACCACGCCCGCCGGCTCGCCGGTGCCGGCGACGAGGAGTGCGTCGCCGGTGCGATGAGAGCCCTGCACCGGATGCACCGTTGA
- a CDS encoding NAD-dependent formate dehydrogenase — protein sequence MAKILAVLYPDPVGGYPPEYARDGIPTITGYPGGQTAPTPQAVDFTPGELLGCVSGELGLRRFLEERGHTFVVTSDKEGDDSALDRELPDTDVVISQPFWPAYLTPERITAAPRLRLAITAGIGSDHVDLPSAISHGMTVAEITYSNSISVSEHAVMQILTLVHDYMSAHEWVTTKKGWNIADAVSRNYDLEGMDVGVLGSGRIGQAVLRRLKPFDVRLHYSDVHRLPEEVEAELELTYHPDARSLAASVDVLSIHTPLHPKTQNLFDDELLGTMRRGAYIVNTARGLIVDRDAVVRALDSGRLAGYAGDVWYPQPPPPDHPWRTMPHEAMTPHVSGSTLSAQARYAAGTREILECWFDGRPIRQEYLIVDGGGLAGTGAQSYTVAG from the coding sequence ATGGCAAAGATCCTTGCGGTGCTCTATCCGGATCCCGTGGGCGGTTATCCACCCGAGTACGCACGCGACGGGATTCCCACCATCACCGGCTACCCGGGCGGTCAGACCGCGCCGACCCCGCAAGCCGTCGATTTCACCCCGGGCGAGCTCCTCGGCTGCGTCTCGGGAGAACTGGGACTACGCCGCTTCCTGGAGGAACGCGGCCACACCTTCGTGGTCACGTCCGACAAGGAGGGTGACGACTCCGCACTCGACCGCGAGCTGCCCGACACCGACGTGGTGATCTCGCAGCCCTTCTGGCCCGCCTATCTGACCCCCGAGCGGATCACCGCGGCTCCCCGGCTCAGACTCGCGATCACGGCGGGGATCGGGTCGGACCACGTCGACCTGCCGAGCGCCATCTCACACGGCATGACCGTGGCGGAGATCACCTACAGCAACAGCATCAGTGTGTCCGAGCACGCCGTGATGCAGATTCTGACCCTGGTGCACGACTACATGTCCGCCCACGAGTGGGTGACCACGAAGAAGGGCTGGAACATCGCCGACGCCGTCTCGCGCAACTACGACCTGGAGGGCATGGACGTCGGCGTCCTCGGCTCCGGCCGCATCGGCCAGGCGGTGCTGCGCCGCCTCAAGCCGTTCGACGTCAGACTGCACTACAGCGATGTGCACCGGCTGCCCGAGGAGGTCGAGGCGGAGCTGGAGCTGACGTACCACCCCGACGCCCGCTCGCTGGCCGCCTCGGTCGACGTGCTGTCGATCCACACCCCCCTGCACCCCAAGACGCAGAACCTGTTCGACGACGAGCTGCTCGGGACCATGCGACGCGGCGCGTACATCGTCAACACGGCACGCGGGCTGATCGTCGACCGGGACGCCGTGGTGCGGGCCCTGGACAGCGGCCGGCTGGCCGGTTACGCGGGTGACGTGTGGTACCCGCAGCCGCCACCACCCGACCACCCCTGGCGCACCATGCCGCACGAGGCGATGACGCCGCACGTGTCCGGTTCGACCCTCTCGGCGCAGGCCCGCTACGCGGCCGGCACCCGGGAGATCCTGGAGTGCTGGTTCGACGGACGCCCCATCCGCCAGGAGTACCTGATCGTCGACGGCGGTGGTCTCGCCGGAACCGGTGCGCAGTCGTACACGGTCGCCGGATAA
- a CDS encoding fluoride efflux transporter FluC — translation MTPEREPFRSRVRGRVLAAIALGGLLGGTARYALALAFPTPAGTFPLTTFAVNVSGAFLLALLLVYVVEIRQRDGYLRPFAAVGVLGSYTTYSTWMFDTDRLLGDGLYALAALNVLGSLFAGLAATVLGLAVGRKMPARPGGRGRSRFRGAR, via the coding sequence TTGACGCCTGAACGCGAGCCGTTCCGGTCCCGTGTGCGCGGGCGCGTCCTGGCCGCGATCGCACTGGGCGGGCTGCTGGGCGGGACGGCCCGTTACGCCCTCGCGCTGGCCTTCCCCACACCTGCGGGGACGTTCCCGCTGACGACGTTCGCCGTCAATGTGTCCGGGGCGTTCCTGCTGGCGCTGCTGCTGGTGTACGTGGTGGAGATCCGGCAGCGGGACGGATACCTGCGGCCGTTCGCCGCCGTCGGGGTCCTCGGCTCGTACACCACGTACTCGACCTGGATGTTCGACACCGACCGCCTGCTGGGCGACGGCCTCTACGCCCTGGCGGCGCTCAATGTGCTCGGCAGTCTGTTCGCCGGCCTGGCCGCCACCGTGCTGGGTCTGGCCGTCGGCCGGAAGATGCCGGCCCGGCCCGGCGGCCGCGGCCGGAGCCGCTTCCGGGGGGCGCGGTGA
- the crcB gene encoding fluoride efflux transporter CrcB yields MITLLGVGVAAALGAVARYVLDQYVQHRRPGAFPRGTWLVNITGSFVLGLVVGLGARHGLPEQVLTIVGAGFCGAYTTFSTFSYELVRLCEQGRAGKSLLYGASSLVVGLPAVAAGFAVGTL; encoded by the coding sequence GTGATCACCCTGCTCGGCGTCGGGGTGGCGGCGGCTCTCGGGGCGGTCGCGCGCTACGTACTGGACCAGTACGTGCAGCACCGCAGACCCGGTGCGTTCCCGCGCGGCACCTGGCTGGTCAACATCACGGGCTCGTTCGTCCTGGGGCTCGTCGTGGGCCTGGGTGCCCGGCACGGGCTGCCGGAGCAGGTCCTGACGATCGTCGGCGCCGGTTTCTGCGGCGCCTACACCACGTTCTCCACATTCAGTTACGAGCTGGTCCGCCTGTGCGAGCAGGGCCGGGCCGGAAAGTCGCTGCTGTACGGCGCGTCGAGTCTCGTGGTGGGTCTGCCGGCGGTCGCCGCCGGCTTCGCCGTCGGTACGCTCTGA
- a CDS encoding FmdB family zinc ribbon protein, whose product MATYEYLCSRCGPFDVKLAIGTAPTSHGCPVCTGTARRVYSSPGLALTSHTVAALHERDERSREAPAVVSEVPPGRSVPRRPHPALSRLPRP is encoded by the coding sequence ATGGCGACCTACGAATACCTGTGCAGCCGTTGTGGGCCCTTCGACGTCAAGCTGGCGATCGGGACCGCGCCCACCAGTCACGGCTGCCCTGTCTGCACGGGCACCGCACGACGCGTGTACTCCTCGCCCGGCCTCGCGCTGACCTCGCACACCGTCGCCGCCCTCCACGAGCGGGACGAACGCTCGCGTGAAGCGCCGGCGGTGGTGTCCGAAGTGCCGCCGGGCAGAAGTGTGCCGCGGCGCCCGCACCCCGCGCTCTCACGGTTGCCGCGCCCCTGA
- a CDS encoding AmiS/UreI family transporter, with the protein MGNVGLLFVGAVLFINGLLLLGKVDAKAGAVFNLFIGALQVLTPTYLIFTAGDDPMKILAASGIYLFGFTYLYVGIGLLTGLDSTGVGYYSLFVAIAALGYAFVNFRLFGDQAFGVIWLYWAFLWFLFFLLLGLKMDALREYTGWVTAIQGWVTGVIPAGLLLSGYWKHPTEIAIALAVFGVVVFAALWPLTRSSRQPAPASAGPPA; encoded by the coding sequence GTGGGCAATGTGGGACTGCTCTTCGTCGGTGCGGTGCTCTTCATCAACGGCCTGCTGCTCCTCGGAAAGGTCGACGCCAAGGCAGGAGCGGTGTTCAACCTTTTCATCGGCGCACTGCAGGTACTGACGCCGACCTACCTCATCTTCACCGCCGGCGACGACCCCATGAAGATCCTGGCGGCGTCCGGCATCTACCTGTTCGGCTTCACCTACCTGTACGTAGGCATCGGCCTGCTCACCGGGCTCGACAGCACCGGTGTCGGCTACTACTCGCTGTTCGTGGCCATCGCGGCCCTGGGATACGCGTTCGTCAACTTCCGGCTGTTCGGGGACCAGGCCTTCGGTGTCATCTGGCTCTACTGGGCTTTCCTGTGGTTCCTGTTCTTCCTGCTGCTCGGTCTCAAGATGGACGCCCTCAGGGAGTACACGGGCTGGGTCACGGCCATCCAGGGCTGGGTCACCGGAGTGATCCCCGCCGGGCTGCTGCTCTCCGGCTACTGGAAGCACCCCACCGAGATCGCCATCGCTCTGGCGGTCTTCGGCGTCGTGGTGTTCGCGGCGCTGTGGCCGCTCACCCGGAGTTCACGGCAGCCCGCCCCGGCGTCTGCGGGGCCGCCAGCGTGA